AACGATATTCCAAAAATGAGAACAGCATTCACGAGTGAGGTTAGAATTTCGATTCTATAATAGCCAAAAGAATACTTTGGATTCGGTTTGCGGGAAGCGAGTAATACTGCGATCAAGGAAAGGGAAAGTGCGATCGCGTCGGTGATGATATGTCCTGCGTCCGCAAGAAGCGCGATACTTCCGCTCTGAATTCCTCCTACAACCTCAACGACGAAGATCGTAAGTGAAACAAGAATCGCCAAAAGAATGGAACGTTTTAGACCCTTCTCCTGGCTTCTTTCTACGTGATGGAGTTGAAAAAAATCATCCATCAACGAGGAACAACTACGATATCAACTCTTCGGTTGAGAGCACGGTTTTCAGGAGTATCGTTTGACACGATCGGTTGGAATTCTCCATACCCGGCAAGAGACATGTTTCTTGCGTCTAGGTTTTTGTTCTCTAAAAAATAATGGAGAACGGAAAGGGCTCTTTCTCCGGACAACTGCCAGTTGTCCGCGAACTTCTTGGTTCGGATCGGAATATTGTCCGTATGACCTTCGATGATGATGAGGTTTCCAGGATAATTTACAAGAATGTCTTTGATTTTATCCAAAGCCGGAAGAATCGCTTTTTTGAGATCAGCCGAACCTGAGTCAAAGGAGATTTTATCGTCGATATTGATTACGAGTCGATTGTGGAATCGTTTGAGACGGATTTGACCCTTTTTAATTTCGTCGGTCAGTTTGGTTTCCAGTTCGTTGGCTTGTTCGGAAAGTCGATCCAATTCTTTCTTTTGATTTTCGGAAAGATTTTTGAGTTTCGAGATTTCATCGTTTAAGGAAAGGATTCTGGCTTCGAGATCTCCGATCTTTTTCTCGTATTCCTTTTGTAAGGCTTCGGTCTTTTTCTGACAAGCGGCTCTTTCCTTTTCGAGTTCTTCCTTTAGATTTTCCAAGAGCTCTCGAAATTTTTTCGCCTGTCTTTCGTTTTCTTCGATGAGCTCCTTTTCCTTATTCGTACTTTTCGCCTTTAAAACCGCGATCTGATTTTCAAGCGCTTTGATTTTCTCTTCGCTGAGATCGTTGTCCTTGGATCTGAATTCTTTCTCTCTCGCCAAAAGATCTTCTAAGGATCGAAGTTTGGATTCTATCTCCAATCTTTCCTTTTTAAAATTTTCGGTTTCGTTTCTGTATCTGGTTCTTAGGGAATCCAATTCGATTTCCAGAGCGATCTTCTCGTTGTAAACCTTGTTGTATTCCCAGGGATAATAAATGGCGTCGGCAAAAAGCGGGTTGATTGCGAGTAGAAGAGCGAAGAATAGAAGGAAAGAATCAGTTAAAAACGATTTCATCGGTAATAGCACCCTGTGTTTCTACGATGGAACACTTTGCGAACGGGTCAAATGAAAAACTCCTTTTTTGGCGTTTGGTTGTAAATTCATTGATCGGTCTGGAAAGTTTTCAATTCTGTACTCTGAAACCATTTCTTGGGGAGAATTTATGGAAGAAAAAGGAGCCGGTCAGAGTCTATTCTCGGAAAAAGCGAATCCTTCTTCTTTGGAGTGGATCGAATTTTTTCAAGAAAGAATCAAAATCGCGGACATCGCTTTTTTAGATCGTTTTCTCGCTCACAATCACCCTGCGGATATCGCGGAAGTTTTGGAGAAACTCGAGGAAGACGAAGCCTTCTACGTTTTCAAACGTTGTGATTCCGAACTCCAAAGTTCGATCCTCGTTGAATTCGACGAAGAATTTCAAGCGGATCTCATCTCCCGTTTTCAGATGAAAGAGATCTCTCCGATTCTCGAAAATTTGGAAACGGATGAACTCTCCAGTTTGATCTCCGAGTTCCCCAAGGACAAAGCCGAAGAAATTCTCAACTCCATCGATCAGGAAGATTCTTCCCAGGTAAGAAAACAACTTACGTTTCGGGAATATACTGCCGGACGTCTGATGAACACCGTCTTCGCTTCCGCGGTGGAAACCGATACGGTTCGAAAGGCGATCATCAAACTCAGAAAGATCGCAAGAGACACCGACGATATCTATCATCTCTATCTCACCGATGAGAATAACGTTCTCAAAGGTTACGTCAAATTGAAGAATCTATTTTTAGCGCCTTTGAACACGAAGGTGAGCCGTTTGATGAAAACGGGTTTTACTTCCATACACTACGATACGGATCAGGAAGAAGTCGCAAAAATATTCAGAAAATACGATTTGGTTTCCGCCGCAGTCGTCGACGATCTCGGAAGAATTTTGGGAAGAATCACGGTGGACGACATCTTGGACATCGTCCACGAAGAGG
Above is a genomic segment from Leptospira stimsonii containing:
- a CDS encoding OmpA/MotB family protein, giving the protein MKSFLTDSFLLFFALLLAINPLFADAIYYPWEYNKVYNEKIALEIELDSLRTRYRNETENFKKERLEIESKLRSLEDLLAREKEFRSKDNDLSEEKIKALENQIAVLKAKSTNKEKELIEENERQAKKFRELLENLKEELEKERAACQKKTEALQKEYEKKIGDLEARILSLNDEISKLKNLSENQKKELDRLSEQANELETKLTDEIKKGQIRLKRFHNRLVINIDDKISFDSGSADLKKAILPALDKIKDILVNYPGNLIIIEGHTDNIPIRTKKFADNWQLSGERALSVLHYFLENKNLDARNMSLAGYGEFQPIVSNDTPENRALNRRVDIVVVPR
- the mgtE gene encoding magnesium transporter; translation: MEEKGAGQSLFSEKANPSSLEWIEFFQERIKIADIAFLDRFLAHNHPADIAEVLEKLEEDEAFYVFKRCDSELQSSILVEFDEEFQADLISRFQMKEISPILENLETDELSSLISEFPKDKAEEILNSIDQEDSSQVRKQLTFREYTAGRLMNTVFASAVETDTVRKAIIKLRKIARDTDDIYHLYLTDENNVLKGYVKLKNLFLAPLNTKVSRLMKTGFTSIHYDTDQEEVAKIFRKYDLVSAAVVDDLGRILGRITVDDILDIVHEEASEDILRLGGVSEEEKLTSSVMTSVRRRMVWLMINLGTASLAASVVSFFGDTIEKYVLLASLMPIVAGMGGNAGTQSITLIVRNLATGDLTTENWKSAIRKEGLVGLFNGCMVGITAGVIVYLFTGNFALSAVMFMALQANLLIAAVIGTSIPLLLRVVGIDPAIASSIFVTTFTDVFGFFCFLGLATIFIHLL